A region from the Myripristis murdjan chromosome 23, fMyrMur1.1, whole genome shotgun sequence genome encodes:
- the xpot gene encoding exportin-T, with protein sequence MACQSVAAVMDEQALLGLNPNADARYRQRAMAYFEQLKESQDAWEVCAEALAKGIYNDDHVKFFCFQVLEHQIKYRHAGLSAVQQQLIRETLMKWLQCQLMNSQPEKPFIRNKAAQVFALTFVMEYVTLWPKFFFDILSLVGLNPHGVDIYLRTLMAIDAEVVDRDILHSPEETRRNTLIKDTMREQCIPNLVESWFQILQAYQQSHPELTCQCLEVVGAYVSWIDLNLIANDRFVNLLLSHMSVEELREEACDCLFEIVNKGMDPVDKTKLVESLCQVLQSAGFFNVEQEEDVDFLAKFSRLVNGMGQSLVLSWTKLVKAGNVKVAADTLQAVEAKVPLLLQLLVHEDDDISANIVGFCYDYLHVLKQLPQLTDQQKANIEAIMLAVMKKLTYDDEYNFENEGEDEAMFVEYRKQLKMLLDRLAQVSPELLLEAVRRVFTNTMQNWQTALFMEVEVAIRLLYMLGEALPASHGAHFSGDTAKTSALQDMMRTLVSCGVSGYQHTSVSLEFFETVVRYDKFFIVEPQHIPNVLMAFLDQRGLRHSSPKVRSRVAYLFSRFVKTLHKHMNAFIEDILSRIQDLLELTPPENGFPALLTSDDQLFMFETAGVLIVNGESPAERKQALMRSLLTPLMDAFRLLLAKLPQETEEERQAALADCLSHAVGFASRTSKAFSNKQTVKQCGCTEVYRDCLQAFLPALSCPVQRGPLRSSVRSFLHRMIICLEEEVLPFIPAASEHMLKDCEAKDLQEFIPLISQITAKFKRQVSPFLQQVFMPLVLAIFEVLARPAEDNDQAAALEKQMLRRSYFCFIQTIASSGMNEVMANQGAENIERVVFTIIQGAVDFPDPIAQKTCFIILSKLVELWGGKDGMVGFPDFIYKHIVPACFLAPLKPTFDLTDAQTVLTLSECALTLKIIHLKRGPEFIQFLQQEYLPSLQVSPEIAQELCQVLQQPDVKVLKTYIKAFFQRAKL encoded by the exons ATGGCCTGCCAGTCTGTTGCTGCAGTCATGGATGAGCAGGCCCTGCTTGGGCTCAACCCAAATGCTGATGCCCGTTACAGGCAGCGG GCTATGGCATATTTTGAACAGCTTAAGGAGTCTCAGGATGCTTGGGAAGTATGTGCAGAGGCCCTGGCTAAAGGGATTTACAA TGACGACCATGTGAAGTTTTTTTGCTTCCAAGTCCTGGAGCATCAGATTAAATACAG ACATGCTGGCCTCAGTGCGGTTCAGCAGCAACTAATTCGAGAAACTCTGATGAAATGGCTCCAGTGTCAG CTGATGAATTCCCAGCCTGAGAAGCCCTTCATCCGGAACAAGGCAGCCCAGGTGTTTGCCTTGACTTTTGTAATGGAGTACGTGACCCTTTGGCCCAAGTTCTTCTTTGACATCCTGTCCCTTGTGGGGTTGAACCCCCATGGTGTGGACATCTACCTGCGGACACTCATGGCCATTGATGCTGAAGTGGTTGACCGGGATATCCTCCACTCACCTGAG GAGACCCGCAGGAACACCTTGATCAAAGACACCATGCGGGAGCAGTGCATCCCCAATCTGGTGGAGTCCTGGTTCCAGATCCTGCAGGCCTATCAGCAGTCCCATCCGGAGCTCACCTGCCAGTGTCTGGAGGTGGTTGGGGCCTATGTGTCATGGATCGACCTCAACCTCATTGCTAATGACCG GTTTGTGAACCTGTTGCTGAGTCACATGTCAGTGGAGGAGCTGAGAGAGGAGGCCTGCGACTGCCTGTTTGAAATAGTCAACAAGGGCATGGACCCTGTGGATAAAACCAAGCTGGTGGAGTCTCTGTGCCAAGTGCTGCAGTCTGCTGGGTTCTTCAATGTAGAACAG GAGGAGGATGTGGACTTCCTGGCCAAATTCTCCAGGCTGGTGAATGGGATGGGCCAAAGTTTGGTGCTGAGCTGGACCAAACTGGTCAAGGCGGGCAATGTAAAGGTCGCTGCTGACACACTTCAGGCGGTAGAGGCCAAGgtgccgctgctgctgcagctgctggtgcATGAAGATGATGACATCTCGGCCAATATTGTGGGCTTTTGCTACGACTACCTGCATGTCCTCAAACAG CTTCCTCAACTGACAGACCAGCAGAAGGCAAATATAGAG GCAATCATGCTTGCCGTCATGAAGAAACTTACATATGATGACGAGTACAACTTTGAAAATGAA GGGGAGGATGAGGCTATGTTTGTGGAGTACAGGAAGCAGTTGAAGATGCTGTTGGACCGCCTGGCCCAGGTCTctcctgagctgctgctggaggctgtGCGCAGAGTCTTCACCAACACCATGCA aaactggcaaACTGCTCTGTTCATGGAGGTGGAAGTGGCCATCAGACTGCTCTACATGCTTGGTGAAGCCCTGCCTGCATCTCATGGTGCTCACTTCTCGGGAGATACAGCCAAGACCAGCGCCCTGCAGGACATGATGAGGACG CTGGTCTCCTGTGGTGTCAGTGGATATCAACACACTTCAGTGTCTTTGGAGTTCTTTGAAACTGTTGTTCGATATGACAAATTCTTCATTGTGGAACCGCAGCACATTCCAAATGTTTTG ATGGCGTTTCTGGACCAAAGAGGATTGAGGCATAGCAGCCCCAAGGTCAGGAGCAGGGTGGCTTACCTCTTTTCTAGATTCGTCAAAACCCTGCA TAAACACATGAATGCCTTCATTGAGGACATTCTCAGCAGGATCCAGGACCTGCTTGAACTCACTCCTCCA GAAAATGGTTTCCCAGCATTGCTGACCAGCGATGACCAGCTGTTCATGTTTGAGACAGCAGGGGTGCTGATAGTGAATGGGGAGAGTCCCGCAGAGAGGAAACAAGCCCTGATGAGGAGCCTGCTGACTCCTCTGATGGATGCCTTCCGCCTCTTGCTAGCCAAACTGCCCCAGGAGAccgaagaggagagacaggcggCTCTTGCGGACTGCCTGAGCCATGCTGTAGGCTTTGCAAG TCGGACCAGCAAAGCCTTCAGCAACAAGCAGACGGTGAAGCAGTGTGGTTGCACAGAAGTATACAGGGACTGTCTCCAGGCCTTCCTGCCTGCGCTGAGTTGCCCGGTCCAGAGGGGGCCACTGCGCAGCTCTGTTCGCTCCTTCTTGCATCGTATGATCATCtgcctggaggaggaggtgctgccCTTCATTCCTGCGGCCTCAGAACACATGCTGAAGGACTGTGAGGCCAAGGACCTACAGGAGTTCATCCCCCTCATCAGCCAGATCACTGCCAAGTTCAAG CGGCAGGTATCTCCTTTCCTGCAGCAAGTCTTCATGCCTCTGGTGCTGGCCATCTTCGAGGTGCTGGCCCGGCCGGCAGAGGACAATGACCAGGCCGCCGCCTTGGAGAagcagatgctgaggaggagttACTTCTGCTTCATCCAGACTATCGCCAGCAGTGGCATGAATGAGGTGATGGCAAACCAGG GGGCAGAGAACATTGAGCGGGTTGTGTTCACCATCATACAGGGAGCAGTGGACTTTCCTGACCCCATTGCAcagaaaacctgttttatcATCCTCTCCAAACTGGTGGAACTGTGGG GAGGTAAAGATGGCATGGTGGGGTTTCCTGACTTCATCTACAAACACATCGTTCCTGCATGCTTCCTGGCTCCTCTCAAACCAACTTTTGACCTCACAGATGCTCAGACAGTGCTG acaCTGTCCGAGTGTGCTCTCACGCTGAAAATAATCCATCTCAAAAGG GGGCCGGAATTCATTCAGTTCTTACAACAAGAGTACCTGCCCTCTCTTCAAGTGTCACCAGAAATTGCACAG GAGCTGTGTCAAGTGCTTCAGCAGCCAGATGTCAAAGTCCTAAAAACCTACATTAAG GCATTCTTTCAGCGAGCCAAGCTCTAG
- the rpl18a gene encoding large ribosomal subunit protein eL20, giving the protein MKASGTLREYKVVGRLLPSTKNPNPPLYRMRIFAPNHVVAKSRFWYFVSQLRKMKKASGETVYCGLVHEKTPLKVKNFGIWLRYDSRSGTHNMYREYRDLTTSGAVTQCYRDMGARHRARAHSIQIMKVQVIPANKCRRPAIKQFHDSKIKFPLPHRVLRRQHKPRFTTKRPNTFF; this is encoded by the exons ATGAAGGCGTCTGGCACA CTTAGGGAATACAAGGTTGTTGGGCGTCTGCTGCCCTCCACCAAGAACCCCAATCCTCCTCTGTATCGCATGAGGATCTTCGCCCCCAACCATGTAGTGGCCAAGTCCCGCTTCTGGTACTTTGTCTCCCagctgaggaagatgaagaaggCCTCTGGAGAGACGGTCTACTGTGGCCTG GTTCATGAGAAGACCCCACTGAAGGTGAAGAACTTTGGTATCTGGCTGCGTTATGACTCCCGTAGTGGCACCCACAACATGTACAGAGAGTACAGGGACCTGACCACCTCTGGAGCTGTCACACAGTGCT ATCGGGATATGGGAGCCCGCCATCGTGCCCGTGCCCACTCCATCCAGATCATGAAAGTGCAGGTCATCCCTGCCAACAAGTGTCGCAGACCTGCCATCAAGCAGTTCCAC GACTCCAAGATCAAGTTCCCTCTGCCCCACAGGGTACTGCGTCGCCAGCACAAACCCCGCTTCACCACCAAGAGACCAAACACCTTCTTCTAA